A genome region from Salvia splendens isolate huo1 chromosome 19, SspV2, whole genome shotgun sequence includes the following:
- the LOC121778155 gene encoding uncharacterized protein LOC121778155, with protein MAVTMKHMALLVAFLGALSFILGVVAENKKPPHGTPITGKGVVICKYPSDPSVALGYASFAFLVVCMVAGWYSLFYPYKGKHVPKAALFQNKGFLAFFGVALSTAALAIVMLLWPTITEQLHHTNNVHHNLETACPTAKTGLLGGGAFLSLDACLFWLVALMLADNARADYFDESDDKAAGSFEAEPIKGSA; from the exons ATGGCGGTAACGATGAAGCACATGGCACTGTTAGTAGCATTCCTTGGAGCACTCTCCTTCATACTTGGGGTTGTTGCTGAAAACAAAAAG CCTCCACATGGAACTCCAATAACCGGGAAGGGTGTTGTGATCTGCAAATACCCATCTGATCCATCTGTGGCGTTGGGATATGCATCCTTTGCGTTCCTTGTTGTTTGCATGGTTGCTGGTTGGTATTCTCTTTTCTACCCCTACAAAGGGAAGCACGTTCCGAAGGCAGCCTTATTCCAAAACAAAGGCTTCCTTGCCTTCTTTGGTGTTGCACT GTCGACAGCTGCGTTGGCTATCGTGATGCTGTTATGGCCTACAATCACAGAGCAGCTTCACCACACAAACAATGTTCATCACAATTTGGAAACCGCGTGCCCTACGGCCAAGACTGGACTTCTCGGTGGAGGTGCTTTTCTATCTCTTGACGCGTGCCTCTTCTGGTTGGTTGCGTTGATGCTGGCTGACAATGCTCGTGCCGACTACTTCGATGAATCAGATGACAAGGCTGCTGGAAGTTTTGAAGCTGAGCCAATCAAGGGCAGTGCCTGA
- the LOC121779175 gene encoding uncharacterized protein LOC121779175, which produces MENAPGNCRLISPIIQNDIINCCAKETTKRIVDDLGEDCFAILADESIDVSQKEQLALCLGYVEKKVERSAILALLAEHSLSPSKIRGQGYDGASNMKVISKRNDECIWLFDNIAILLNVIGVSCKRREMIREIQAQKIAKALEVDELKTWTGLNQELGLKRPGDTRWSSHYKTLLNVMDLFSAIVNVLVIIGKNGSSDDKAKAQGVLY; this is translated from the exons ATGGAAAATGCACCTGGAAATTGTCGATTGATATCTCCAATTATTCAAAATGATATTATCAATTGTTGTGCTAAAGAAACAACTAAGCGAATTGTGGATGATCTTGGGGAGGACTGCTTTGCTATATTAGCCGATGAATCAATCGATGTGTCGCAAAAGGAACAATTAGCCCTTTGCTTGGGCTATGTTGAAAAAAAAGTGGAAAG AAGTGCAATTTTAGCTTTGCTTGCTGAACATTCACTGAGTCCATCTAAGATTCGAGGACAAGGATATGATGGGGCTAGTAACATGAAGG TCATTTCCAAAAGGAACGATGAGTGTATTTGGCTTTTTGATAATATTGCAATTTTGTTGAACGTAATTGGAGTTTCTTGTAAGAGAAGGGAAATGATTCGTGAAATTCAAGCACAAAAAATCGCTAAAGCCTTAGAGGTTGACGAACTTAAAACATGGACGGGGTTGAATCAAGAACTTGGTTTGAAAAGGCCTGGAGATACTCGTTGGAGTTCTCATTACAAGACTCTTTTGAATGTCATGGACTTGTTTTCTGCAATTGTTAACGTTCTAGTGATAATTGGGAAGAATGGTTCTTCAGATGATAAGGCAAAAGCTCAAGGCGTTTTGTACTGA